In Arachis hypogaea cultivar Tifrunner chromosome 2, arahy.Tifrunner.gnm2.J5K5, whole genome shotgun sequence, a genomic segment contains:
- the LOC112748515 gene encoding probable proteasome inhibitor isoform X2 — MATDKSVMAVIRAARPSFRNDHDKAAFVVHATFLSSGYLLTATGPQALSDDALSHPSTEEVSVENWNQLDQEYAFVYVNPEKVSNKVLVKCLVMNEKLLIDALKEGTSDPAHLEICVRDYTIANESSNYSEQFKNLEQLVRRLNQDILAKLDSSSTSSSASNPPRSGSREARQEIHEPPVGFGGHGGAPIHPSGVIYPPVNPVGDSDLFPGPPAGVYPTWGDPGTGGSMLVGPNDPRWFGGESPFPGGQPGVPPGVPLGARFDPFGPPDVPGFEPNRFQRGHRGKVIMFIQINWRVLGK, encoded by the exons ATGGCTACGGATAAGTCGGTGATGGCGGTCATAAGGGCTGCGAGGCCTTCCTTTCGAAACGACCACGACAAAGCAGCGTTTGTCGTTCACGCCACCTTCCTCTCTTCCGGCTACCTCCTCACCGCCACCGGCCCCCAAGCCCTCTCCGACGACGCCCTCTCGCATCCCTCCACCG AGGAGGTGTCTGTAGAGAACTGGAACCAACTAGACCAAGAATATGCTTTTGTTTATGTCAATCCAGAAAAGGTTTCAAATAAAGTGCTGGTAAAGTGCCTCGTTATGAATGAGAAGTTACTCATTGATGCCTTGAAGGAAGGGACTTCTGACCCTGCACACCTTGAGATTTG TGTTAGGGATTATACTATAGCAAATGAAAGCAGCAATTATTCTGAGCAGTTCAAGAATTTGGAGCAGCTGGTGAGAAGACTAAATCAGGATATCTTAGCCAAATTAGATAGCTCCTCCACTTCCAGTTCAGCAAGTAATCCTCCACG ATCTGGATCAAGAGAAGCAAGGCAAGAGATACACGAGCCTCCTGTTGGATTTGGTGGACATGGTGGTGCTCCAATTCATCCCTCTGG aGTTATATATCCTCCCGTTAATCCAGTTGGTGATAGTGATCTCTTTCCTGGGCCTCCTGCTGGAGTGTACCCTACATG GGGTGATCCGGGCACTGGTGGCAGTATGCTTGTAG GACCTAATGATCCCCGTTGGTTTGGTGGAGAATCCCCTTTCCCCGGAGGACAACC GGGAGTCCCTCCTGGTGTTCCGCTGGGTGCACGGTTTGATCCCTTTGGCCCACCTGATGTTCCTGGCTTTGAACCCAACAGGTTTCAGAG AGGCCACCGAGGCAAGGTAATAATGTTCATCCAGATAAATTGGAGAGTGCTAGGTAAATAA
- the LOC112748515 gene encoding probable proteasome inhibitor isoform X1 — MATDKSVMAVIRAARPSFRNDHDKAAFVVHATFLSSGYLLTATGPQALSDDALSHPSTEEVSVENWNQLDQEYAFVYVNPEKVSNKVLVKCLVMNEKLLIDALKEGTSDPAHLEICVRDYTIANESSNYSEQFKNLEQLVRRLNQDILAKLDSSSTSSSASNPPRSGSREARQEIHEPPVGFGGHGGAPIHPSGVIYPPVNPVGDSDLFPGPPAGVYPTWGDPGTGGSMLVGPNDPRWFGGESPFPGGQPGVPPGVPLGARFDPFGPPDVPGFEPNRFQRYGLLFIIRHFAAIYLLEFNFDALSA, encoded by the exons ATGGCTACGGATAAGTCGGTGATGGCGGTCATAAGGGCTGCGAGGCCTTCCTTTCGAAACGACCACGACAAAGCAGCGTTTGTCGTTCACGCCACCTTCCTCTCTTCCGGCTACCTCCTCACCGCCACCGGCCCCCAAGCCCTCTCCGACGACGCCCTCTCGCATCCCTCCACCG AGGAGGTGTCTGTAGAGAACTGGAACCAACTAGACCAAGAATATGCTTTTGTTTATGTCAATCCAGAAAAGGTTTCAAATAAAGTGCTGGTAAAGTGCCTCGTTATGAATGAGAAGTTACTCATTGATGCCTTGAAGGAAGGGACTTCTGACCCTGCACACCTTGAGATTTG TGTTAGGGATTATACTATAGCAAATGAAAGCAGCAATTATTCTGAGCAGTTCAAGAATTTGGAGCAGCTGGTGAGAAGACTAAATCAGGATATCTTAGCCAAATTAGATAGCTCCTCCACTTCCAGTTCAGCAAGTAATCCTCCACG ATCTGGATCAAGAGAAGCAAGGCAAGAGATACACGAGCCTCCTGTTGGATTTGGTGGACATGGTGGTGCTCCAATTCATCCCTCTGG aGTTATATATCCTCCCGTTAATCCAGTTGGTGATAGTGATCTCTTTCCTGGGCCTCCTGCTGGAGTGTACCCTACATG GGGTGATCCGGGCACTGGTGGCAGTATGCTTGTAG GACCTAATGATCCCCGTTGGTTTGGTGGAGAATCCCCTTTCCCCGGAGGACAACC GGGAGTCCCTCCTGGTGTTCCGCTGGGTGCACGGTTTGATCCCTTTGGCCCACCTGATGTTCCTGGCTTTGAACCCAACAGGTTTCAGAGGTATGGTTTGTTATTTATTATACGTCATTTTGCAGCtatttatttattagaatttaatttcgATGCATTGTCAgcgtaa
- the LOC112748564 gene encoding uncharacterized protein translates to MESVHLIQKNNLMHSSCKGKLQYGEQTNKSDADEGLNGNMRSGFTDSPDKIIITPKTSKRGSQPKGIFKSPPRPANRIGFNSVQSCSKSAIAFSQQQMHDVECLTMKLTKELKSMKEIVDDMLRSEFCLNTSLRYKVNEARMAVKNATRAEEAAKRCLSFMARDCNR, encoded by the exons ATGGAGTCCGTACATCTAATTCAGAAAAACAATTTGA TGCATTCAAGTTGCAAGGGTAAACTACAATATGGTGAGCAGACTAATAAGAGTGATGCTGATGAAGGGCTTAATGGTAATATGAGATCAGGATTCACTGATAGCCCCGACAAAATTATTATTACTCCTAAGACCTCTAAAAGAGGTTCCCAGCCTAAAGGGATTTTCAAGAGTCCTCCTCGCCCGGCCAACCGCATAGGGTTTAACTCTGTTCAGAGTTGCTCTAAGAGTGCCATAGCATTTTCACAGCAGCAGATGCACGATGTAGAATGTTTGACAATGAAACTCACAAAGGAATTGAAGTCAATGAAGGAAATTGTGGATGACATGTTACGATCTGAGTTCTGTCTAAATACATCACTGAGATATAAAGTAAATGAG GCAAGAATGGCTGTTAAAAATGCCACAAGAGCTGAAGAAGCTGCAAAACGATGCTTGTCTTTCATGGCAAGGGATTGCAACCGATG A